AAAACAGGATATGTCAAGAATCCAGCAGTTGATAAATCTCTATTACTTAAATTTTCTTTCAATTCTTTGTATGTTGGAATTCTTTCTAATCTACTTACAGAAATTAACATATTAAATAACAAATATAATTCAGCATGTTCTTTTATTGCTGATTGGACAAAAATAGTTGACTTATTTGGGTCAATTCCGGCAGCTAAATATCCCCTTACTATATCAAGAGTAGATTTATATATAATATAACTTTCTTCTTTATGCGTTGTTAATGCATGCCAATCAGCGACAAAAAAGAAAGTTTCATTTCCTTCATCTTGAAGTTTTTTCCAATCTTCTAAAACTAAAACATGTCCTAAATGTAATTTACCAGTTGCGCGCATTCCACTCAATATTCTCACAAAATCTCCTCCTTTTGCATATACTTCTTTAATTTTACCACATTTTGTGGTATTATATAATAAGAAAAATAAATTTTCAAGGAGGTTTTTATATGTCTGAAAAATATAAAAGAAAAAGTTCAAATAATTTTATCATTATAGCTTTAATTTTTATTGCTGGGATTAGTATTATAAATATATTTATGGCTAGAAATGCACGAGTTAATTTTGACATTATACAAAATGAAAATTATTATTATATTAAAGAAAACGGTAATATTGTAATGTTGTCAGAGGTTGTAGTTCAAGCACAAGATGAAAAATCATATAACAATTTATTATCTAGTTATAATAAACCTGATAATGAAAAAAGAAAGGTTTATGAAGATTTCATCGCTAATCTTACTAAAAAAACTGGAAGAAATTTTGAACTAATAAGTGTTCAATCAACAGTTTCGACAAATGATGGATACAAAATTAATGTAATTGAAAAATCTGAAATAAAAGGATTTATACTAAATTTGAATGATAATAAATATGAATTTTCATTGCCAGATCAAAAAATTAATTTAGATAACTCAACTTTATATATATTTAAACCAAATAACTGGGAATTTATTGAAGTAGTTCCAAACCCTACTGAGATTACTGAAGAATATCTATTATGGAAAAATACTGGAGAAATTGAATTTCCTAAAGTTATATTAGAAAGGAAATAAATATGATTTACTTAATAATTTTTATTTGGTTAATTATATTATCTATTGTTTCTTTAATTAATCTTTCTCTTTTAATTTCATTGTGGAGAAAATTTAATAATTTTTCCATATCAATAGATTCCTCAATTGAGGATCAATCTAATACTTTATTAGCAAGATTTCAAAAAATAACCTCTTCAAGACTAAGGGCTCTTGATAACAAAATTGAACTTTTAGATCAATTAATAAAAGATGCTGATGAAGTTTATATGAAATCTTTTTCTATGTTAACGGATTTAGAAAAGAAAAATGATGAAATTAAAAGAGTTAACAATAAAAATGTTAATAATAAAAATTTAATTAAAAATAAAATTGATAATTCAAGATTTTCTAAACTCGATTCAAATAGCATTGAAAAACCATTTTATACAAAAAATAATATTAAAAATGATATTGATAATAATTTTAATAATGAATTTTATGAGCTTCAAAATTCTTTTAATGAAAAAAAGAAAGAAAAATCTCCAGAACAATTATTAAAAGAAAAAATAATCGAACAATATAAAAAAGGAATAAGTATAAATGATATTGCTAAAATGTTAGATAAAGGAGCAGGTGAAATTAAATTAATCATAGATTTATATTATAATGAAAAAAATGGCGACTAATTTAGTTGCCAGTTTTTTATAGGAGGAATATAATGCTTTATT
Above is a window of Marinitoga sp. 38H-ov DNA encoding:
- a CDS encoding DUF4897 domain-containing protein yields the protein MSEKYKRKSSNNFIIIALIFIAGISIINIFMARNARVNFDIIQNENYYYIKENGNIVMLSEVVVQAQDEKSYNNLLSSYNKPDNEKRKVYEDFIANLTKKTGRNFELISVQSTVSTNDGYKINVIEKSEIKGFILNLNDNKYEFSLPDQKINLDNSTLYIFKPNNWEFIEVVPNPTEITEEYLLWKNTGEIEFPKVILERK